Proteins from one Cicer arietinum cultivar CDC Frontier isolate Library 1 chromosome 3, Cicar.CDCFrontier_v2.0, whole genome shotgun sequence genomic window:
- the LOC101500883 gene encoding uncharacterized protein: MKTGGETVMLTEECSAILKRRLPPKLKDLESFSIPCAIGDRTFWKTLCDFGASVSLMPFSIYKRLDIGSIKDTQLMLHFKDRSMKHPYGVVEDVLVKVDMFIFRVDFVVLDMEEDNDIPLIFGRPFLATERVMIDVADDTLTFKVNEETFTFNILKAIEHSNEREGCNRIEFFNSIVDEEVEHQRPIILLERVLCLPQDVVKYSEHPRVKDVLFMLETTVFEFLC, encoded by the coding sequence ATGAAAACcggcggtgaaacagtgatgcttacCGAAGAGTGCAGTGCTATTCTAAAGAGGAGGCTGCCACCTAAGCTCAAGGATCTTGAAAGCTTCTCTATTCCTTGCGCTATTGGGGATAGAACATTTTGGAAAACCCTGTGTGATTTTGGGGCTAGTGTGAGTCTTATGCCCTTTTCCATATACAAAAGATTAGACATTGGAAGCATCAAAGACACACAACTAATGTTACATTTTAaggatcgctcaatgaaacacccatatGGGGTGGTAGAAGATGTGTTGGTCAAAGTAGATATGTTCATTTTTCgagtggattttgtggtactagacatggaggaagataATGATATCCCCTTAATCTTTGGGAGACCATTCTTAGCAACAGAGAGAGTTATGATTGATGTGGCAGAtgacaccttaacctttaaggtaaatgaggaaacatTTACGttcaatattctaaaagccATAGAGCATTCcaacgaaagagaagggtgcaaccgaattgagTTTTtcaattcgatagtcgatgaagaagttgaacatcAAAGACCCATTATTCTGTTAGAAAGAGTtttatgcctaccccaagatgttgttaaataTAGTGAACATCCAAGAGTAAAAGATGTTTTATTcatgttagaaacgaccgtctttgagtttctctgctag